Proteins from a genomic interval of Polaribacter sp. Q13:
- a CDS encoding GH3 auxin-responsive promoter family protein → MAFQIINSIISWFLKKRKHQIELFLKYPIDVQNELLLKLVNSAKNTEIGKKYNYANIKNHRDFTKNVPIQKYETFEPLIERCRKGEQNLFWPTDIKWFAKSSGTTNAKSKFIPVSDEALEYCHMKAGKDMLCLYINNNEDTQLFTGKGLRLGGSSDVYQDNNSYFGDLSAIIIENMPFWADFSSAPSQEVALMSDWETKMDAIIDETIDEDITSLAGVPSWMLVLLNRILERTGKEHILEVWPNLEVYFHGGVNFNPYREQYKKIIPKKNFKYYEIYNASEGFFAIQDRNNSKELLLMLDYGIFYEFIPMSSYKGENSKTITLSDVKKDIDYALIITTNGGLWRYLIGDTIRFTSLEPYRIKITGRTKHYINVFGEELNIENVEDALKLACEKTTATISDYTVGPIFMEGKEKGGHEWIIEFSKKPKSIGYFSEILDNALKSINSDYEAKRYLNMTLMAPKVHQVEDGLFYSWLKQKNKLGGQHKVPRLSNTRDFVEELLVLKNS, encoded by the coding sequence ATGGCTTTTCAAATTATCAATTCTATAATTTCTTGGTTTTTAAAGAAACGAAAACATCAAATAGAGTTATTTTTAAAATATCCTATTGATGTTCAAAATGAATTACTTCTAAAGCTTGTAAATTCTGCAAAAAACACAGAAATTGGTAAAAAATATAACTATGCCAACATAAAAAACCATAGAGATTTCACTAAAAATGTTCCTATTCAGAAATATGAAACTTTTGAACCATTAATAGAACGTTGTAGAAAAGGCGAACAAAATTTATTCTGGCCAACAGATATTAAATGGTTTGCAAAAAGTAGCGGAACCACCAACGCAAAAAGTAAATTTATACCTGTTTCTGATGAAGCTTTAGAGTATTGCCATATGAAAGCCGGTAAAGATATGTTGTGTTTATACATTAATAATAATGAAGACACACAACTTTTTACAGGTAAAGGATTGCGCCTAGGCGGAAGTTCGGATGTTTACCAAGACAACAATTCTTATTTTGGAGATTTATCTGCAATTATTATAGAAAACATGCCTTTTTGGGCAGATTTTAGCTCTGCTCCTAGTCAAGAAGTGGCTTTAATGAGTGACTGGGAAACAAAAATGGATGCCATTATTGATGAAACTATCGATGAAGATATTACAAGTTTAGCAGGTGTACCAAGTTGGATGTTGGTACTGCTAAACCGTATTTTAGAAAGAACTGGAAAAGAGCATATCTTAGAAGTTTGGCCTAACTTAGAAGTGTATTTTCATGGAGGTGTAAATTTTAATCCTTACAGAGAACAATACAAAAAAATCATTCCAAAAAAGAATTTTAAATATTACGAAATTTACAATGCCTCAGAAGGTTTCTTTGCGATTCAAGATAGAAATAACTCCAAAGAATTATTGCTAATGTTAGATTACGGAATCTTTTATGAATTTATTCCGATGAGTTCATATAAAGGAGAAAATTCTAAAACTATAACACTTTCTGATGTTAAAAAAGACATCGATTACGCTTTAATTATTACTACAAACGGAGGCTTGTGGCGTTATTTAATTGGTGATACCATTCGTTTTACCTCTTTAGAACCTTATCGAATTAAAATTACGGGACGCACAAAACATTATATAAATGTTTTTGGGGAAGAACTAAATATAGAAAATGTTGAAGATGCCTTAAAGCTAGCCTGTGAAAAAACAACAGCTACTATTTCTGATTATACCGTAGGTCCCATTTTTATGGAAGGTAAAGAAAAAGGTGGACATGAATGGATTATAGAATTCAGTAAAAAACCAAAATCTATTGGTTATTTTTCTGAAATACTAGACAATGCATTAAAATCTATTAATTCAGATTATGAAGCTAAACGCTATTTAAATATGACTTTAATGGCTCCAAAAGTGCACCAAGTAGAAGATGGTTTATTTTATAGTTGGTTAAAACAAAAAAACAAACTAGGAGGCCAACATAAAGTACCTAGATTATCTAATACAAGAGATTTTGTAGAAGAATTATTAGTCTTAAAAAATTCTTAA
- a CDS encoding DUF2797 domain-containing protein has translation MIYQGVLKKMMTENAEQIQYYLDMKTDFINMNQLINKEITINFVTYECLNCGLEKKIYRQGFCKSCFFEIPSAADWIMKPELSKAHLGIEDRDLAYEQAVQLKPHIVYLANSSNVKVGVTRKSQVPTRWIDQGAHEAIEILEAPNRYLAGITEVALKDHVADKTNWRKMLKNDIEDVDLVAWREKLKEFIPEEAKEYFIENNSETHINFPVIKYPEKPKSLNLIKTPTYKGKLVGIKGQYLIFEDETVFNVRSNEGLVVSITI, from the coding sequence ATGATTTACCAAGGAGTTTTAAAAAAAATGATGACTGAAAATGCAGAACAAATTCAGTATTATTTAGATATGAAAACTGATTTTATAAACATGAATCAGTTAATAAATAAAGAAATAACCATCAATTTTGTAACTTATGAATGTTTAAACTGTGGTTTAGAAAAGAAAATTTATCGACAAGGTTTTTGTAAATCTTGTTTTTTTGAAATTCCGAGTGCCGCAGATTGGATTATGAAGCCGGAATTAAGCAAAGCACATTTAGGGATAGAAGATAGAGATTTAGCGTATGAACAAGCGGTACAATTAAAGCCACATATTGTGTATTTGGCAAATTCTAGCAATGTAAAAGTGGGCGTAACAAGAAAATCGCAAGTGCCAACACGTTGGATAGATCAAGGAGCACACGAAGCAATTGAAATTCTGGAAGCTCCCAATAGATATTTAGCAGGTATTACCGAGGTTGCTTTAAAAGACCATGTAGCCGATAAAACCAATTGGCGTAAAATGCTAAAAAATGATATTGAAGATGTGGATTTGGTAGCTTGGCGAGAAAAATTAAAAGAATTTATACCAGAAGAAGCAAAAGAATACTTTATCGAAAATAATTCTGAAACACATATTAATTTTCCAGTTATAAAATATCCAGAAAAGCCTAAAAGTTTAAACTTGATTAAAACACCAACTTATAAAGGTAAATTAGTTGGAATAAAAGGACAGTATTTAATTTTTGAAGACGAGACTGTTTTTAATGTTAGGAGTAATGAAGGTTTGGTGGTTTCTATAACTATCTAA
- a CDS encoding vWA domain-containing protein: MKNSVLKVVSVLLLFVTTNYFATDKPSTEKVEKQTIKVALLLDTSSSMDGLINQAKAQLWEIVNELSYAKYGVQKPNLEIALYEYGNSRLSSREGYIKQVLQFSNDLDEISEKLFSLTTNGGNEFCGQVIKTSLNELSWGENKNDLKLIFIAGNEPFTQGKINYKEAITDAKEKNVIINTIFCGNYSNGISGMWKDGADIGGGDYMTINQDKKIVHIVTPYDDDILILNKRLNKTYIYYGNKGYSKFSSQKEQDMNAESLDEVVIVKRAVSKSSRLYDNSSWDLVDADKKQQVDYGKIKKDKLPKDLQNKSEAEIKSYVKTKAKERTEIQQKIKELDTKRRKFITKKQKEGTKKDELNNVMINAIKRQAKSKNYSW; the protein is encoded by the coding sequence ATGAAAAATTCAGTATTAAAAGTCGTATCAGTGCTACTCTTATTTGTAACCACAAATTATTTTGCAACAGACAAACCATCAACAGAAAAAGTAGAAAAGCAAACCATTAAAGTTGCATTATTGCTAGACACCAGTAGCAGTATGGATGGATTGATAAACCAAGCAAAAGCACAACTTTGGGAAATTGTAAACGAGCTTTCTTATGCTAAATATGGCGTTCAGAAACCTAATTTAGAAATTGCTTTGTATGAATATGGTAATTCTAGATTATCCTCTAGAGAAGGGTATATAAAACAAGTACTACAGTTTAGTAACGATTTAGATGAAATTTCTGAAAAACTTTTCTCTTTAACCACAAATGGCGGAAACGAGTTTTGCGGACAAGTAATAAAGACGTCCTTAAACGAACTATCTTGGGGCGAAAATAAAAACGATTTAAAGCTAATTTTTATTGCTGGTAACGAACCTTTTACACAAGGAAAAATCAATTATAAAGAAGCTATTACAGATGCAAAAGAAAAAAATGTAATTATCAATACCATTTTTTGTGGTAATTATTCAAACGGAATTTCTGGAATGTGGAAAGATGGTGCTGATATAGGTGGTGGCGATTATATGACAATAAATCAGGATAAAAAAATTGTACATATTGTAACTCCTTATGATGACGATATTCTTATTCTAAACAAAAGATTAAACAAAACCTATATTTATTATGGCAACAAAGGATATTCTAAATTTTCTTCTCAGAAAGAACAAGATATGAATGCGGAGTCTTTAGACGAAGTGGTTATTGTAAAAAGAGCAGTTAGTAAAAGTTCTCGTTTGTATGATAACTCTAGTTGGGATTTGGTAGATGCTGATAAAAAACAGCAAGTAGATTATGGAAAAATTAAAAAAGACAAACTACCTAAAGATTTGCAAAATAAATCGGAAGCCGAAATAAAAAGTTATGTAAAAACCAAAGCTAAAGAACGTACCGAAATTCAGCAAAAAATTAAAGAACTAGATACTAAAAGAAGAAAATTTATTACTAAAAAACAAAAAGAAGGCACCAAAAAAGATGAATTGAATAACGTTATGATAAATGCCATTAAGAGACAAGCTAAATCTAAAAATTATTCTTGGTAA
- a CDS encoding histidine kinase, with amino-acid sequence MILKNYITGLFICLFVAVSAQEINTDFQTNQFDVKVVVENKDSGDYIKNAEVFVSGKYFNYDEVRSCYLIKARVGDQLRVSNPDFETVYYTIKSDEEIKILVEGLESQRELIMSKSSRKEKSIKAPDYYHQYLDSANFYKKKDIDLSLSFVEKTLQNKESKQRNSVSYKTLADIYLYWKQYDLAVNNYKLSIQINENTATKIALANAQFLLKDFSESKKTYAELEKQKLSNYERILVLEGLGDVVFSLKKYSEAKKYYQQSLNIAKENLVTPKITDLNSKLATVFASEGNITQANIQFKNSLDLATKENVNRALEEEEKVADFYNKSNQFDDEIKLRKESLLKAEKNKTSEKKLNYEPDSITSQKINYKIGNAYILKEDYQNAIPFLEKSKKDADEKKDITIEKDATRKLSEVYATVGDYDKALKSYQDYVQLVDESYIQKEQEIQQVKRFSKKISDNQNRISSLEKDKELAESKISLAYIDQKLSEESNQRQRLIIYSLIGGFLLMSLLAYFMFRNIKQQKLANNLLALKSMRSQMNPHFIFNALNSVNSFIAVNDERNANRYLSEFSALMRAVLENSDEDFIPLTKEIELLELYVKLEHNRFKEKFEYQISVDENINLEQFSIPPMLLQPYIENAIWHGLRYRKDVGSLEVSFAKKDNETVSVIIKDNGIGRKRSQELKTKNQLKQQSKGMNNIKNRIAILNDMYKDRISVVVSNVLENGEGTKVELLLKKK; translated from the coding sequence ATGATTTTAAAAAATTACATAACGGGACTTTTTATCTGCTTATTTGTAGCTGTTTCTGCACAAGAAATAAATACAGATTTCCAAACCAATCAATTCGATGTAAAGGTTGTTGTAGAAAATAAAGATTCTGGAGACTATATTAAAAATGCAGAGGTTTTTGTAAGCGGAAAGTATTTTAATTATGATGAAGTTAGAAGTTGTTATTTAATTAAAGCTAGAGTAGGAGACCAACTAAGAGTTTCGAATCCGGATTTTGAAACGGTTTATTATACGATAAAATCGGATGAAGAAATTAAAATTTTGGTAGAAGGCTTGGAGTCACAAAGAGAACTTATTATGAGTAAAAGTTCTCGAAAAGAGAAATCGATAAAAGCACCAGATTATTATCATCAATATTTAGATTCAGCTAATTTTTATAAGAAAAAAGACATCGATCTAAGTTTGTCTTTTGTAGAAAAAACGTTACAAAATAAGGAATCTAAGCAACGAAATTCAGTTTCTTATAAAACACTAGCAGATATTTATTTGTATTGGAAACAATATGATTTAGCTGTAAATAATTACAAACTTTCTATTCAGATAAATGAAAATACGGCAACAAAGATCGCATTGGCTAATGCTCAGTTTTTATTAAAAGATTTTAGTGAAAGTAAAAAAACATACGCTGAATTAGAAAAGCAAAAACTGAGTAATTATGAACGGATTCTTGTTTTAGAAGGTTTGGGAGATGTTGTTTTTTCATTGAAAAAATATTCAGAGGCAAAAAAGTATTATCAGCAATCTTTAAATATTGCTAAAGAAAACTTAGTAACTCCAAAAATTACAGATTTAAACTCTAAGTTGGCAACTGTTTTTGCATCCGAAGGAAATATTACTCAAGCAAATATTCAGTTTAAAAACTCGTTAGATCTAGCTACAAAAGAAAACGTAAATAGAGCTTTAGAAGAAGAAGAAAAAGTAGCCGATTTTTATAATAAATCAAATCAATTTGATGATGAAATTAAATTACGAAAAGAAAGTCTTTTAAAAGCTGAGAAAAACAAAACATCAGAAAAAAAGTTAAATTATGAACCAGATTCTATTACTTCTCAAAAAATAAACTATAAAATTGGTAACGCCTATATTTTAAAAGAAGACTATCAAAATGCAATTCCGTTTTTAGAAAAAAGTAAAAAAGATGCGGATGAAAAAAAGGATATTACTATAGAAAAAGATGCTACTAGAAAATTATCTGAAGTGTATGCAACGGTTGGTGACTATGACAAAGCATTAAAAAGTTACCAAGATTATGTACAATTGGTAGATGAATCTTACATACAAAAAGAGCAAGAAATTCAGCAAGTAAAACGTTTTTCTAAGAAAATTTCAGACAATCAAAACCGAATTTCTAGTTTAGAAAAAGACAAAGAATTGGCAGAAAGTAAAATTAGTTTGGCGTATATAGATCAAAAATTATCCGAAGAAAGTAATCAAAGACAACGATTAATTATTTATAGTTTAATAGGTGGTTTTTTATTGATGAGTTTGTTGGCGTATTTTATGTTTAGAAATATCAAACAACAAAAATTAGCAAATAATTTATTGGCATTAAAATCGATGCGCTCTCAAATGAATCCGCATTTTATTTTTAATGCTTTAAACTCCGTTAACAGTTTTATTGCAGTAAATGACGAACGGAATGCTAACCGATATTTATCAGAATTTTCGGCTTTAATGCGTGCCGTTTTAGAAAATTCTGATGAAGATTTTATTCCTTTAACAAAAGAAATAGAATTACTAGAATTGTATGTAAAGTTAGAGCATAATCGTTTTAAGGAAAAATTCGAGTATCAAATTTCTGTAGATGAAAACATCAATTTAGAACAGTTTTCTATTCCGCCGATGCTGCTACAACCTTATATAGAAAATGCCATTTGGCATGGATTAAGATACAGAAAAGACGTTGGGAGTTTAGAGGTTTCATTTGCTAAAAAAGACAATGAAACGGTTTCGGTTATCATAAAAGATAACGGAATAGGAAGAAAGAGATCACAAGAATTAAAGACCAAAAATCAACTGAAACAGCAATCAAAAGGAATGAATAACATAAAAAATAGAATTGCTATTTTAAATGATATGTATAAAGACAGAATTTCTGTGGTTGTTTCTAATGTTTTAGAAAACGGAGAAGGAACTAAGGTTGAGTTGTTATTGAAAAAGAAGTAG
- a CDS encoding LytTR family DNA-binding domain-containing protein → MKLKAIIVEDEQISRDILRNYIGKYCPNVQLLGEASNIDDGYKLIKEHELDLVFLDVEMPFGNAFDLLEKVENRTFETVFVTAYDHYAIEALNSHASYYLLKPISIDELIKAVNIVTEIKEKENQLQNQILAPKANSATGKITIPQQDGFEVLDINDIVFCKADDNYTEIHLANSKKLVSKTLKYFEEALTEYTFARIHKSYLVNVNAITKYKKGKGGSVIVSNGKEILVSASQKGNLLSYFK, encoded by the coding sequence ATGAAATTAAAAGCAATTATTGTAGAAGACGAACAAATAAGTAGAGATATTCTGCGAAATTATATTGGTAAATACTGCCCTAATGTTCAGTTGTTGGGCGAAGCAAGTAATATTGATGATGGTTACAAATTAATTAAAGAACACGAATTAGATTTGGTGTTTTTAGACGTAGAAATGCCTTTTGGTAATGCGTTTGATTTGTTAGAAAAAGTAGAAAACAGAACGTTTGAAACTGTTTTTGTAACCGCGTACGATCATTATGCAATAGAAGCCTTAAATAGTCATGCAAGTTACTATTTACTAAAACCAATTTCTATAGACGAACTTATAAAAGCAGTAAATATTGTTACCGAAATTAAGGAAAAAGAAAACCAGCTACAAAATCAAATATTAGCACCAAAAGCAAATTCTGCAACGGGTAAAATAACCATTCCGCAACAAGACGGTTTTGAAGTTTTAGATATCAACGATATTGTTTTCTGTAAAGCAGACGATAATTATACCGAAATTCATTTGGCTAACTCAAAGAAATTAGTAAGTAAAACCTTAAAATATTTCGAAGAAGCCTTAACCGAATATACGTTTGCAAGAATTCATAAATCGTATTTGGTAAATGTAAATGCCATTACCAAATATAAAAAAGGAAAAGGAGGAAGCGTAATTGTTTCTAACGGAAAAGAAATTTTAGTTTCTGCCTCTCAAAAAGGAAATTTATTGTCATATTTTAAGTAA
- a CDS encoding gamma carbonic anhydrase family protein produces MALIKSVQGKHPQIPEDCYVAENATIVGDVSLGKECSIWFNAVIRGDVHYIKIGNKVNIQDGAVIHATYQKSPTTIGNNVSIGHNAMVHGCTIHDNVLVGMGSIIMDDCVVESNSIIAAGAVVTKNTHVKSGSIYAGVPAKKVKDISQELISGEIDRIANNYVKYSSWFKE; encoded by the coding sequence ATGGCACTAATAAAATCCGTACAAGGAAAACACCCACAAATACCAGAAGATTGTTATGTAGCAGAAAACGCAACTATTGTTGGCGATGTTTCTCTAGGTAAAGAATGTAGTATTTGGTTTAATGCAGTAATTCGTGGCGATGTGCATTATATAAAAATTGGTAATAAAGTCAACATTCAAGATGGGGCAGTTATACACGCAACATATCAAAAATCGCCTACAACAATAGGTAATAACGTTTCCATTGGGCACAATGCCATGGTACATGGTTGTACAATTCACGACAATGTTTTGGTGGGTATGGGCTCCATTATTATGGACGATTGTGTGGTAGAATCTAACTCAATTATTGCTGCAGGAGCAGTAGTCACTAAAAATACGCACGTAAAAAGTGGAAGTATTTATGCTGGAGTTCCTGCTAAAAAAGTAAAAGATATTTCTCAAGAATTAATTTCTGGTGAGATAGATAGAATTGCTAACAATTATGTAAAATACTCAAGTTGGTTTAAAGAGTAA
- a CDS encoding Spy/CpxP family protein refolding chaperone, whose product MKNIVTILVFVLAFTFTAQAQKKGGKPSAEKMLKKITKDLSLSEDQQSKIKPLLEGQMADRKAAMEKRKATQESGEKPSKEERKQLNADRKEKAATFNTEMASILDKDQFAKFEAMAKEKKGNAKNRVKKQKN is encoded by the coding sequence ATGAAAAACATAGTAACTATTTTAGTATTTGTATTAGCTTTTACATTTACTGCGCAAGCGCAAAAAAAAGGAGGAAAACCTTCTGCTGAAAAGATGCTTAAAAAAATAACAAAAGATTTAAGTTTATCAGAAGATCAACAAAGTAAAATTAAACCTTTATTAGAAGGACAAATGGCTGATAGAAAAGCTGCGATGGAAAAAAGAAAAGCCACACAAGAGTCTGGAGAAAAACCTAGTAAAGAAGAGCGCAAACAATTAAATGCTGATAGAAAAGAAAAAGCTGCTACTTTCAATACTGAAATGGCAAGTATTCTAGACAAAGATCAATTTGCTAAGTTTGAAGCAATGGCTAAGGAGAAAAAAGGAAATGCTAAAAATAGAGTTAAAAAACAAAAAAATTAA
- a CDS encoding mechanosensitive ion channel family protein translates to MKKFLWLLFLLPTFTIAQDSIRVDLSNPHATIYTHLYFLQSDSYEPEKAAKTILGFSKEKAVEKAIKIKQVLDGKGLYVDMNKIPTSPNYKDTVGYSSYSKYVIFPERMPQIYVEKIGNNWYYSTETITKIESLYKEVYPWYIQKLQKLIPVSGRKKIVGLELWQIAGLLLMLVLGYFIFLIAKRFAFFLLLKLQHQITKNTNFEVNKVIKKLAHPISLLVTLTFIDKVFPSLQFGLTTNTWVFLALNIAETVFWIYVFLKLVQVVMRIYAEFTERTHGRLDDQLVPILHSFLTGLVLVAGVLKLLVLFGVDTTTMIAGATIGGLAFALASQDTVKNLIGTIMIFLDKPFHIDDWIEAGEVVGTVERVGFRSTQVRAADTSIYQIPNSRLSELVINNKGLRLFRRYNTNLGLRYDTPPELIEAFVKGVREIIIAHPETRSDSYNVEFTGFGDSALLIMVNVYFKSLTWGVEQSSKHRLHIAIVKLAKELGVDFAFPSTTVTIETFPEKKGLNPKYDIDKERIDTVIATVVSDFNKENPSETE, encoded by the coding sequence ATGAAAAAATTTTTGTGGCTCCTTTTTTTATTACCAACATTTACCATAGCACAAGATAGTATTCGTGTAGATTTGAGTAACCCTCACGCTACCATTTATACACATTTATATTTTTTACAATCAGATTCTTACGAGCCTGAAAAAGCTGCGAAAACTATTTTAGGATTCTCTAAAGAGAAAGCAGTTGAAAAAGCAATTAAAATAAAACAAGTTTTAGATGGTAAAGGTTTATATGTAGATATGAACAAGATTCCTACTAGTCCTAATTATAAAGATACTGTAGGGTATTCTTCTTATTCTAAATATGTAATTTTTCCTGAAAGGATGCCTCAGATTTATGTAGAAAAAATAGGTAATAATTGGTATTACTCAACAGAAACAATAACAAAAATAGAAAGTTTATACAAAGAGGTGTACCCTTGGTATATTCAAAAATTACAGAAATTAATTCCTGTTTCTGGACGAAAAAAAATAGTAGGTTTAGAGCTTTGGCAAATAGCAGGTTTGTTATTAATGCTTGTTCTAGGGTATTTTATTTTTTTAATAGCAAAGAGATTCGCTTTTTTTCTACTACTAAAATTACAACATCAAATTACCAAAAACACTAATTTTGAAGTTAATAAAGTGATTAAGAAATTGGCGCATCCAATAAGTTTATTGGTTACGTTAACCTTTATAGATAAAGTTTTTCCATCCTTACAATTTGGGTTAACCACAAATACATGGGTGTTTTTAGCTTTAAATATTGCAGAAACAGTTTTCTGGATTTATGTTTTCTTAAAATTAGTGCAAGTTGTAATGCGTATTTATGCAGAGTTTACAGAGAGAACTCATGGTAGATTAGATGATCAATTAGTACCTATTTTACATAGTTTCTTAACAGGTTTGGTTCTTGTAGCTGGTGTATTAAAATTATTAGTTCTTTTTGGTGTAGATACTACAACAATGATTGCTGGTGCAACTATTGGAGGTTTGGCATTTGCGTTGGCTTCTCAAGACACTGTAAAAAACCTAATTGGTACCATTATGATTTTTCTTGATAAACCTTTTCATATAGATGATTGGATTGAAGCAGGTGAAGTTGTGGGTACTGTAGAAAGAGTAGGGTTTAGGTCTACACAAGTACGTGCAGCAGATACTTCTATTTATCAAATACCAAATAGTAGATTGTCTGAATTGGTTATCAATAATAAAGGCTTGCGTTTATTTAGACGTTACAATACAAACTTAGGTTTGCGTTATGATACACCTCCAGAATTAATAGAAGCTTTTGTAAAAGGTGTAAGGGAAATTATTATTGCACATCCAGAGACTCGTTCTGACTCTTATAATGTAGAGTTTACAGGTTTTGGAGATTCTGCTTTATTGATTATGGTAAATGTGTATTTTAAGAGTTTAACTTGGGGAGTAGAGCAGTCTTCTAAACACAGATTGCATATAGCAATCGTAAAATTAGCGAAAGAATTAGGGGTAGATTTTGCTTTTCCTTCTACTACGGTTACTATAGAAACTTTTCCAGAGAAAAAAGGTTTAAACCCAAAATACGATATTGATAAAGAACGAATAGATACTGTAATTGCAACTGTTGTTAGCGATTTTAATAAAGAAAACCCTAGTGAAACTGAATAA
- a CDS encoding tRNA-dihydrouridine synthase produces the protein MSQTLLSSPLQGFTDYKFRNAFNHFFGGIDSFYSPYIRLNGKLVIKNSYKKDIQLDNNNELEVIPQIITNDVDEFLFVSKYVRELGYKELNWNLGCPYPMVTKRGMGSGLIADPEKINSILHKIHNESDILVSMKMRMGYDTPEEILETLPVLDKYPLKNIAIHARIGKQLYKGGTDLDSFQKCVDNTKHKLYYNGDITSVATFKKLQERFPSIDHWMIGRGLIADPFLPSMIKNDTTEYPKNRYDLFNEFHDRIFTEYDAALSGPTPIKMKMLGFWEYFSQSFSNPQKTFKKIKKAGNSKKYEIAVKEIIKEAKNG, from the coding sequence ATGAGTCAAACTCTTTTATCATCTCCTTTACAAGGCTTTACAGATTACAAATTTAGAAATGCTTTCAATCATTTTTTTGGTGGAATAGACTCTTTTTATTCGCCTTATATCCGTTTAAACGGAAAATTAGTGATTAAAAATTCTTACAAAAAAGACATTCAATTAGATAACAATAATGAGTTAGAAGTAATTCCGCAAATTATTACCAATGATGTAGATGAATTTCTATTTGTTTCTAAATATGTAAGAGAATTAGGTTATAAAGAATTAAACTGGAATTTAGGCTGCCCCTACCCGATGGTTACCAAACGTGGTATGGGTTCTGGACTAATTGCCGATCCAGAAAAAATAAATAGCATTCTTCATAAAATTCATAATGAATCAGACATTTTAGTTTCAATGAAAATGAGAATGGGGTATGATACGCCAGAAGAAATATTGGAGACTTTACCTGTTTTAGATAAATATCCGCTAAAAAACATTGCCATTCACGCAAGAATAGGAAAACAATTATACAAAGGCGGAACAGATTTAGATTCTTTTCAGAAATGTGTAGACAATACAAAGCACAAATTGTATTATAATGGTGATATAACTTCTGTTGCGACATTTAAAAAACTACAAGAACGTTTTCCATCCATAGATCATTGGATGATTGGTAGAGGCTTAATTGCCGATCCTTTTTTACCAAGTATGATAAAAAACGACACCACAGAATACCCTAAAAATAGATACGATCTTTTTAACGAATTTCATGATCGAATTTTCACAGAATATGATGCTGCGCTTTCTGGACCAACACCTATTAAAATGAAAATGCTAGGTTTTTGGGAATACTTTTCTCAGAGCTTTTCCAATCCTCAAAAGACTTTTAAAAAGATTAAAAAAGCAGGAAATTCAAAAAAATATGAAATTGCTGTTAAAGAAATTATTAAAGAAGCTAAAAATGGCTAA